In a single window of the Pontibacter russatus genome:
- a CDS encoding sensor histidine kinase: MANTFINRHGYLLIQGLVLLGLLLLLCQPLAWDIELPIQFWVKQGVVFVLWVGLFYLNTNLLVPRLLFENRVGAFTAAILGAVVFVVLASIVADVWLNLPELMHQAFNPGESGKPHKGGTYVNPVMMLATLLVLGISTSIKTVQKWQLDAEVRQSLERQKISSELSFLKAQINPHFFFNTLHSIYALTMINIETSREALHTLSRMMRYVLYETQSGTTLLSKEIEFLEDYVNLMKLRLTEKVTVTFERPSPVQDVLVAPMLFLPYVENAFKHGVSALLPSRIYIGIHQQGQALELEVRNTILPEKRVVLEESSGIGLVNTNRRLDLLYPGHYNLSITDKTPENEYRVHLTLNLT; the protein is encoded by the coding sequence ATGGCCAATACCTTCATAAACCGACACGGGTACCTCCTGATACAGGGGCTGGTGCTGCTTGGGCTGCTGCTGCTGTTGTGCCAGCCCCTAGCCTGGGACATCGAATTGCCTATACAGTTCTGGGTGAAGCAGGGCGTCGTGTTTGTCCTGTGGGTGGGCCTTTTTTACCTGAACACGAACCTGCTGGTGCCCCGGCTCCTGTTTGAGAACAGGGTGGGGGCCTTTACAGCAGCCATACTCGGTGCGGTGGTGTTCGTGGTGCTGGCGAGCATAGTGGCGGATGTGTGGCTGAACCTGCCGGAACTGATGCACCAGGCCTTTAACCCAGGTGAATCGGGGAAGCCGCACAAGGGCGGTACGTATGTGAATCCGGTGATGATGCTGGCCACCCTGCTGGTGCTGGGCATCAGCACCAGCATCAAGACGGTGCAGAAATGGCAACTGGACGCGGAGGTCCGGCAAAGCCTGGAGCGGCAGAAAATCAGCTCGGAACTCTCGTTCCTGAAAGCACAGATAAACCCGCACTTCTTCTTCAACACCCTGCACAGCATCTACGCGCTCACGATGATCAACATCGAAACCTCCCGGGAGGCGCTCCATACGCTGTCGCGGATGATGCGCTATGTGCTGTACGAAACACAGTCGGGCACCACGTTGCTGAGCAAAGAGATTGAGTTCCTGGAGGATTACGTGAACCTGATGAAGCTCCGGCTGACAGAGAAGGTGACGGTGACGTTCGAGCGGCCGTCGCCGGTGCAGGACGTGCTGGTGGCCCCGATGCTGTTTCTGCCATACGTGGAGAACGCCTTCAAGCACGGTGTGAGCGCGCTGCTGCCGAGCAGGATATATATAGGCATACACCAGCAGGGGCAGGCGCTGGAACTGGAGGTGCGCAACACGATACTGCCCGAAAAGCGCGTGGTGCTGGAGGAGAGCAGCGGCATTGGGCTGGTGAACACCAACCGGCGCCTCGATTTGCTTTACCCGGGGCATTATAACCTGTCCATCACAGACAAAACGCCGGAGAACGAATACCGCGTACACCTAACGCTGAACCTGACATGA
- a CDS encoding LytR/AlgR family response regulator transcription factor: MKLKCIAVDDEPLALGMIAAFIDQTPFLQLVGRYSSAVEALHGLHQQPVDLVFLDIQMPDLSGIELARVLDKGEYGVGPRIIFTTAFSQYALEGYKVDALDYLVKPFNYADFLKAASKAQAYAGLLQKPVAALPAPAAEPEEEYLFLKVEYQLVRIAFSDILYIEGLKDYVKVHLGSEAKPILSLTSLKALEEKLPARRFMRIHRSFIVALDKISAVSRNKVQIGETNIAVSDQYKDAFNQFLSRWV; the protein is encoded by the coding sequence ATGAAACTGAAATGCATCGCCGTGGACGACGAGCCCCTGGCGCTGGGCATGATCGCCGCCTTTATCGACCAGACCCCTTTTCTGCAACTGGTGGGGCGTTACTCCAGCGCGGTGGAGGCGCTGCACGGGCTGCACCAGCAGCCGGTGGATTTGGTGTTCCTGGACATCCAGATGCCCGACCTGAGCGGCATTGAGCTGGCGCGTGTGCTCGACAAGGGCGAGTACGGCGTCGGGCCCCGCATCATCTTCACGACCGCCTTCAGCCAGTATGCGCTGGAGGGATATAAAGTGGATGCGCTGGATTACCTGGTGAAGCCCTTCAACTACGCCGATTTCCTGAAGGCGGCCAGCAAGGCGCAGGCCTACGCGGGGCTGCTGCAAAAGCCTGTCGCCGCCCTGCCCGCCCCGGCGGCCGAGCCGGAAGAAGAATACCTCTTCCTGAAAGTGGAGTACCAGCTGGTGCGCATCGCCTTCAGTGATATTTTATATATAGAGGGACTGAAAGATTACGTTAAGGTCCACCTCGGGAGCGAGGCGAAGCCGATCCTGTCGCTGACGAGCCTGAAGGCGCTGGAGGAGAAGCTGCCCGCCCGCAGGTTCATGCGCATCCATCGCTCCTTCATCGTGGCCCTCGACAAAATCAGCGCCGTTTCCCGCAACAAGGTGCAGATAGGGGAGACCAACATTGCCGTCAGCGACCAGTACAAGGACGCTTTCAACCAGTTCCTGAGCCGCTGGGTGTAG
- the rfbD gene encoding dTDP-4-dehydrorhamnose reductase, producing the protein MNKAIVIGASGQLGQCLQAVAKEKNAGNLIFLSREEADIADAASLRAFFAAHQPAYCINCAAYTAVDKAEDEPELSRQINRDGVISLSQLCREFGTTLIHVSTDFVFPGTALHPLSETDAAAPVNIYGATKLEGEQAIPGYIANFFIIRTSWLYSKFGNNFVKTMLRLGREKDELRVIWDQVGTPTYAMDLAEVISHIMETNNTAYGIYHYSNEGLASWYDFAKSIFELSHISVRVLPVRTSEYITKARHPAYSVLDKSKIKQNLGIEIPYWRDSLKTCLSRI; encoded by the coding sequence ATGAACAAAGCAATCGTGATTGGGGCCTCGGGGCAGTTGGGGCAGTGCCTGCAGGCAGTGGCAAAAGAAAAGAACGCAGGCAACCTTATTTTCCTCTCACGGGAAGAGGCCGATATAGCGGATGCGGCTTCCCTTCGCGCCTTTTTTGCGGCGCATCAGCCTGCCTACTGCATCAATTGCGCCGCCTACACGGCCGTGGACAAGGCCGAGGACGAGCCGGAATTGAGCAGGCAAATCAATCGCGACGGCGTCATCAGCCTGAGCCAACTGTGCCGGGAGTTCGGGACCACGCTCATCCATGTCTCCACCGACTTTGTCTTTCCGGGAACTGCACTGCATCCTTTGTCGGAAACGGACGCCGCCGCGCCGGTGAACATATATGGCGCCACCAAGCTGGAGGGCGAGCAGGCCATCCCCGGCTATATAGCCAACTTCTTCATCATCCGGACCAGCTGGCTTTACTCCAAGTTCGGGAACAACTTCGTGAAAACGATGCTGCGGCTGGGCCGGGAAAAGGACGAGTTGCGGGTGATATGGGACCAGGTCGGGACACCCACTTATGCCATGGACCTGGCGGAGGTAATTTCCCATATCATGGAGACAAACAACACTGCCTACGGCATCTACCACTACAGCAACGAGGGGCTCGCCTCCTGGTACGATTTCGCCAAATCCATTTTCGAACTGAGCCATATATCCGTCAGGGTACTGCCCGTGCGCACCTCCGAGTACATCACCAAAGCCAGGCACCCGGCATACTCGGTGCTGGACAAATCGAAAATCAAGCAAAACCTGGGCATTGAGATTCCCTACTGGCGCGACAGCCTGAAAACCTGCCTCAGCCGAATTTAG
- a CDS encoding outer membrane beta-barrel protein, which yields MMYASQALIKQTLPLLLLLLSIYPSLSSAQSRNGELTGKLQDNASKEALSYATVAVYTAADTAMVTFRMSDEEGIFKVPGLPVSQDLRVIVTMMGYGVYRQEFRLTPQKPELDLGVVGMEQTSRQLKEVVILAETPPVLVRNDTLEFNAASFKTLPTSLVEDLLKKLPGVSVDAAGNITVNGRAVQKILVDGKEFFGSDPKIATRNLPADVIEKVQVMDDQDALRRDPDMPKMDIPQVINLTFKKGIKKGMFGKLYAGGGTDERYEGGGILNFFRDTTQLSVLGYSNNLNRPGFGLEDISRIGGFDRSGFNSMMVRRDGGFALNGISFGATGEGIQQSSGGGANFNTVTRSGLKLNLQYFFGGINADVNQLVNSEQFLQTDTLNTRRDRNQHRSNLSHRLGGKVEWKPDTLTDLSISPSVTLSNGSSSQLAYINTLRNVSELLNESTNEELVDEQSLGFSNTLSFQRLFRKKGRRFSLFSTLDNSSAGHDQYNEAENIFYQPTRTVTFLDQLRDTDNDAFNMYNTLYFTEPVSKDLSAFARLNVQYFRDDNVLRTYMANVETGLYDVPVAGLSNGLDRRGWRNLLTTGVNWKIKEVRISPGIQFTSLAIRNGFQKSPDINQSYFYVFPSLRIEWKQFEFNYNADMREPNATDLQPVLDNTNPLFIRYGNPRLRPAVSNNAGLSFRKYDTGKSVNYDASVFGSYSNNDITQARTVDENGVQEIRPVNTDGNWRLSGRGRVMKDYKCNDKNQFSVGADLFFSYTRSLILLNSIRSYGRFWSLNPELEARLNLDDKLELNQEFSLSYQRSAYESNTFDNLRFHTRTSRSEIVVRLPEKVVWEATFDYWYNSNAVPGLQKSFGRLSAGVTYLFLKNDRAQLKLSVYDLLNQNISAYRVMRENLIEDYQVEALNRYYMLTFTYNIRNFGGKVGGRETLFRF from the coding sequence ATGATGTACGCCTCCCAAGCCCTGATAAAGCAAACGCTGCCCCTTCTCCTGCTGCTCCTTTCCATCTACCCAAGCCTTAGCAGCGCCCAGAGCCGGAATGGCGAGCTGACGGGCAAGCTGCAGGACAACGCCTCCAAAGAAGCCCTTTCTTACGCCACCGTGGCCGTTTACACCGCCGCCGACACCGCCATGGTCACGTTCCGGATGAGCGATGAGGAGGGGATTTTCAAGGTGCCGGGCCTGCCCGTGAGCCAGGACCTCCGGGTGATCGTGACCATGATGGGATATGGGGTGTACCGGCAGGAGTTCCGGCTGACGCCGCAAAAGCCCGAGCTTGACCTGGGGGTTGTCGGCATGGAACAGACGTCGCGCCAGTTGAAGGAGGTGGTCATCCTGGCCGAGACGCCGCCCGTGCTAGTCAGAAACGACACGCTGGAGTTTAACGCGGCCTCCTTCAAAACGCTGCCTACCTCCCTGGTGGAGGACCTGCTGAAAAAACTGCCGGGTGTGAGTGTGGATGCGGCGGGCAATATTACGGTGAACGGGAGGGCGGTGCAGAAAATACTCGTGGACGGCAAGGAGTTCTTCGGCAGCGACCCTAAAATCGCCACGCGCAACCTGCCGGCCGACGTGATTGAGAAAGTGCAGGTGATGGACGACCAGGACGCACTGCGCCGCGACCCCGACATGCCAAAGATGGACATTCCGCAGGTCATCAACCTCACTTTCAAGAAGGGAATCAAGAAGGGGATGTTCGGGAAACTGTACGCGGGCGGGGGCACCGACGAGCGGTACGAGGGCGGCGGCATCCTGAATTTCTTCCGCGACACGACGCAGCTGAGTGTCCTGGGCTACTCCAACAACCTCAACCGGCCCGGCTTCGGGCTAGAGGACATCAGCAGGATTGGGGGCTTTGACCGCAGCGGCTTCAACAGCATGATGGTGCGCAGAGACGGGGGATTTGCCCTGAACGGCATCTCCTTCGGGGCCACGGGCGAGGGCATACAGCAGTCGTCGGGCGGCGGTGCCAATTTCAACACCGTCACGAGGAGCGGCCTGAAGCTGAACCTGCAGTACTTTTTCGGCGGTATCAACGCGGACGTGAACCAGCTCGTGAACAGCGAGCAGTTTCTGCAAACCGACACCCTGAACACGCGCCGCGACAGGAACCAGCACCGCAGCAACCTGAGCCACCGGTTGGGGGGCAAGGTGGAGTGGAAACCCGACACCCTGACGGATTTAAGCATCAGCCCCAGCGTCACCCTGTCCAACGGCTCCTCCAGCCAGCTTGCCTATATAAACACGCTCCGGAATGTATCCGAGCTGCTGAATGAGAGCACCAACGAGGAGCTGGTGGACGAGCAGAGCCTGGGGTTTTCCAACACCCTGTCGTTTCAGCGCTTATTCAGGAAGAAGGGGCGGCGGTTTAGCCTCTTTAGCACGTTGGACAATTCCAGCGCCGGGCATGACCAGTATAACGAGGCGGAGAACATCTTCTACCAACCCACACGCACCGTCACCTTCCTCGACCAGCTCCGGGACACCGACAACGATGCGTTTAACATGTACAACACCTTGTATTTCACGGAGCCGGTGAGCAAAGACCTGAGCGCCTTCGCCAGGCTGAACGTGCAGTATTTCAGGGACGACAACGTGCTGCGCACCTATATGGCGAATGTTGAAACCGGCTTGTATGACGTGCCGGTGGCCGGCTTGTCGAACGGCCTCGATCGGAGGGGATGGCGGAATTTGCTGACCACGGGCGTGAACTGGAAAATAAAGGAAGTGAGAATATCGCCCGGAATCCAGTTTACCTCCCTCGCCATCCGGAACGGCTTTCAGAAGTCGCCGGACATCAACCAGAGCTACTTTTACGTGTTCCCCTCCCTACGGATTGAATGGAAGCAGTTCGAATTCAATTACAATGCGGACATGAGAGAGCCGAACGCAACCGACCTGCAGCCGGTGCTGGACAACACAAACCCTTTGTTCATCCGGTACGGCAACCCACGGCTACGGCCTGCAGTGTCTAATAATGCTGGCCTGAGCTTCAGGAAGTACGACACAGGGAAATCCGTCAACTACGACGCTTCCGTCTTCGGTTCCTACAGCAACAACGACATCACCCAGGCGCGCACCGTTGACGAAAACGGCGTCCAGGAGATCAGACCCGTGAACACCGACGGCAACTGGCGGTTGAGCGGGCGCGGGCGCGTGATGAAGGATTACAAGTGCAATGACAAGAACCAGTTTTCGGTGGGGGCTGATTTGTTTTTCTCCTATACCAGGTCGCTTATCCTGTTGAACAGCATCCGAAGCTACGGCCGTTTCTGGAGCCTGAACCCCGAACTGGAGGCCCGGCTGAACCTGGATGACAAGCTGGAGCTAAACCAGGAGTTTTCCCTCAGCTATCAGCGGAGCGCCTACGAAAGCAACACTTTTGACAACCTGCGCTTCCATACCCGGACATCCAGGTCGGAGATTGTGGTGCGCCTGCCGGAGAAAGTGGTGTGGGAGGCCACCTTCGATTACTGGTACAACTCGAACGCGGTGCCGGGCCTGCAGAAAAGCTTCGGCAGGCTGAGTGCCGGGGTCACCTACCTGTTCCTGAAAAACGACCGCGCGCAGCTGAAGCTGTCGGTATATGACCTGCTGAACCAGAACATCAGCGCCTACAGGGTCATGCGGGAAAACCTGATAGAGGATTACCAGGTGGAGGCGCTGAACCGCTACTACATGCTGACCTTTACCTACAACATCCGCAATTTCGGCGGCAAGGTGGGCGGAAGAGAAACTCTGTTCCGGTTCTGA
- a CDS encoding carbonic anhydrase, translating into MATYEELFENNRRWIEQKTGTNKDFFLELAKDQNPDYLYIGCSDSRVTAEEVMGLGPGEVFVHRNVGNLVNNVDLNVMSVINYAIRHLNVKHIIVCGHYECGGVKAAMVSKDLGLLNPWLRNIRDVYRLHKAELNAIADERQRYDRLVELNVQEQCTNIIKTAALQLTYAAEGHPAVHGWVFDIKSGRIIDLHIDHERILRDIKDIYNLTGS; encoded by the coding sequence ATGGCCACATACGAAGAACTATTTGAGAACAACCGCAGGTGGATTGAACAGAAGACCGGCACCAACAAAGACTTTTTCCTGGAGCTGGCGAAGGACCAGAACCCGGACTATCTGTATATAGGGTGCAGCGACAGCAGGGTGACGGCGGAAGAAGTGATGGGGCTGGGCCCCGGCGAGGTGTTCGTACACCGCAATGTCGGCAACCTCGTCAACAACGTTGACCTGAACGTCATGTCAGTCATCAACTACGCCATCCGGCACCTGAACGTCAAGCACATCATTGTTTGCGGGCATTATGAGTGCGGCGGCGTGAAGGCGGCCATGGTCTCGAAAGATTTGGGCCTCCTGAACCCGTGGCTGCGGAACATCCGGGACGTTTACCGGTTGCACAAGGCCGAGCTGAACGCCATAGCCGACGAGCGCCAGCGGTACGACAGGCTGGTGGAACTGAATGTGCAGGAGCAATGCACAAATATCATCAAGACGGCAGCGCTGCAGCTCACCTATGCCGCGGAGGGCCACCCCGCAGTACACGGCTGGGTGTTCGATATAAAGTCCGGCAGAATCATTGACCTGCACATCGACCACGAGCGCATCTTACGGGACATCAAGGACATCTATAACCTGACAGGGAGCTAA